A single window of Streptomyces aquilus DNA harbors:
- a CDS encoding transglycosylase SLT domain-containing protein — MSPISVRGFAVASATAVTAVGSVVGVASGSTAQTNDAEATAAETTLLADIPAGQQAQVQTASLTQQANVQAIQADASAKKDAEESARKAAAKSAIEKKEAAEKAAKEAKERAEAKTAASRSASSFPVQSSYSVAQIQAMARQMVPSGQFQCFSNIVDHESSWNYRAVNASSGAYGLFQALPGSKMSSVGADWQTNPATQIKWGLNYMDSRYGSPCEAWSFWQANHWY; from the coding sequence GTGAGTCCGATTTCGGTCCGGGGATTCGCAGTGGCCTCTGCCACCGCGGTCACCGCTGTCGGAAGCGTCGTAGGCGTTGCCTCGGGCAGCACCGCGCAGACGAACGACGCCGAGGCGACAGCAGCCGAGACGACGCTCCTCGCGGACATACCCGCGGGCCAGCAGGCCCAGGTGCAGACCGCGTCGCTGACGCAGCAGGCCAACGTCCAGGCCATTCAGGCGGACGCGAGCGCCAAGAAGGATGCCGAGGAATCGGCCCGCAAGGCTGCTGCCAAGTCGGCGATCGAGAAGAAGGAAGCCGCCGAGAAGGCGGCGAAGGAAGCCAAGGAGCGCGCCGAGGCCAAGACGGCCGCGTCCCGGTCCGCGTCCAGCTTCCCGGTGCAGAGCTCCTACTCGGTCGCGCAGATCCAGGCGATGGCGCGCCAGATGGTGCCGAGCGGCCAGTTCCAGTGCTTCAGCAACATCGTGGACCACGAGTCCAGCTGGAACTACCGGGCTGTCAACGCCTCTTCGGGCGCCTACGGTCTCTTCCAGGCGCTGCCGGGTTCCAAGATGTCGTCGGTCGGCGCCGACTGGCAGACCAACCCGGCCACCCAGATCAAGTGGGGCCTCAACTACATGGACAGCCGCTACGGCAGCCCGTGCGAGGCATGGTCCTTCTGGCAGGCCAACCACTGGTACTAG
- a CDS encoding AI-2E family transporter → MSRVPRWLGRVGAGLSEMGERLDERRAEVEREEAEADAPPSPPQDVPEDRPRPLAEHVTVVPQRPDPAQAVPWGVRVAAEAGWRLLVLAGTVWVLMRVISAVQLVVLAFTVALLITALLQPTVARLKRYGVPRGLATALTAIFGFVVLGLLGWFVTWQVMENIDDLSDQIQNGIDDLRDWLLKSPFHVTEKQINQISKNLADAVGANTDQITSAGLEGVQVVVEALTGILLTFFSTLFLLYDGRRIWEWTLKLVPAAARPGVAGAGPRAWRTLTAYVRGTVIVALIDAIFIGLGIYFLGVPMAVPLAVFIFLFAFIPLVGAVVSGALAVVVALVTQGVFTAVMALAVVLAVQQIEGHILQPFILGRAVRVHPLAVVLSVAAGGMVAGIGGAVVAVPLVAVTNTVVGYLRAYARETAAPPSPPAPAVAENAEGPGAAPPDPGEGEAAATRPEPPQPPASH, encoded by the coding sequence ATGTCGCGAGTGCCACGGTGGCTCGGTCGGGTGGGTGCCGGACTGAGCGAGATGGGTGAGCGGTTGGACGAGCGCCGCGCGGAGGTCGAGCGCGAGGAGGCCGAGGCCGACGCGCCGCCGTCGCCACCCCAGGATGTGCCGGAGGACCGCCCCCGGCCCCTCGCCGAGCACGTGACCGTCGTACCGCAGCGCCCGGACCCCGCGCAGGCCGTGCCCTGGGGCGTGCGGGTCGCCGCCGAGGCCGGCTGGCGGCTGCTGGTCCTCGCGGGCACCGTCTGGGTGCTGATGCGGGTCATCAGCGCCGTCCAACTCGTCGTCCTCGCCTTCACGGTGGCCCTGCTCATCACGGCGCTGCTCCAGCCGACCGTGGCCCGGCTGAAGAGGTACGGGGTGCCGCGCGGGCTGGCCACCGCGCTCACCGCGATCTTCGGCTTCGTCGTCCTCGGGCTGCTCGGCTGGTTCGTGACCTGGCAGGTCATGGAGAACATCGACGATCTCTCCGACCAGATCCAGAACGGCATCGACGATCTGCGCGACTGGCTGCTGAAGAGCCCCTTCCACGTCACCGAGAAGCAGATCAACCAGATCTCCAAGAACCTCGCGGACGCGGTCGGCGCCAACACCGACCAGATCACGTCCGCGGGCCTGGAGGGCGTCCAGGTCGTCGTCGAGGCGCTGACCGGCATCCTGCTGACGTTCTTCTCCACCCTGTTCCTGCTGTACGACGGCCGGCGCATCTGGGAGTGGACGCTGAAGCTGGTGCCGGCGGCGGCCCGGCCGGGCGTCGCGGGCGCGGGTCCGCGGGCCTGGCGCACGCTGACGGCCTATGTGCGCGGGACCGTGATAGTCGCCCTGATCGACGCCATCTTCATCGGCCTCGGCATCTACTTCCTGGGTGTCCCGATGGCCGTGCCGCTGGCGGTCTTCATCTTCCTGTTCGCGTTCATCCCGCTGGTCGGCGCGGTGGTGTCCGGGGCGCTGGCGGTGGTGGTCGCGCTGGTGACGCAGGGCGTGTTCACGGCGGTCATGGCCCTGGCGGTCGTGCTCGCGGTGCAGCAGATCGAGGGCCACATCCTCCAGCCGTTCATCCTGGGCCGCGCGGTGCGGGTGCACCCGCTGGCGGTGGTGCTGTCGGTCGCGGCGGGCGGCATGGTGGCCGGGATCGGCGGCGCGGTCGTCGCGGTGCCGCTGGTCGCGGTGACCAACACGGTGGTCGGCTATCTGCGGGCGTACGCACGCGAGACGGCGGCGCCGCCGTCACCGCCCGCCCCCGCGGTGGCCGAGAACGCGGAAGGTCCGGGGGCGGCGCCCCCGGACCCGGGTGAAGGGGAAGCGGCCGCTACTCGGCCAGAACCGCCTCAGCCTCCAGCGTCACACTGA
- a CDS encoding alkyl hydroperoxide reductase, with translation MSLDSLKSRIPDYAKDLKLNLGSVIGNSDLPAQQLWGTVLATAIASRSPIVLRELAPEAEANLSSEAYQAAKAAAAVMAMNNVFYRTRHLLSDHEYGNLRAGLRMNVIGNPGVDKVDFELWSFAVSAINGCGMCLDSHEQVLRKAGLEREVVQDAFKIASVVQAVSVTLEAEAVLAE, from the coding sequence ATGTCCCTCGACTCCCTCAAGTCCCGCATACCGGACTACGCCAAGGACCTGAAGCTCAACCTCGGCTCGGTCATCGGCAATTCGGACCTCCCGGCCCAGCAGCTGTGGGGCACGGTGCTGGCGACCGCGATCGCCTCGCGCTCCCCGATCGTGCTGCGCGAGCTGGCGCCGGAGGCCGAGGCGAACCTGTCGTCCGAGGCGTACCAGGCGGCGAAGGCGGCGGCCGCGGTGATGGCGATGAACAACGTCTTCTACCGCACCCGCCACCTGCTCTCCGACCACGAGTACGGCAACCTGCGCGCCGGTCTGCGGATGAACGTCATCGGCAACCCGGGCGTCGACAAGGTCGACTTCGAACTGTGGTCCTTCGCGGTGTCCGCGATCAACGGCTGCGGCATGTGCCTGGACTCCCACGAGCAGGTCCTGCGCAAGGCGGGCCTGGAGCGCGAGGTCGTCCAGGACGCGTTCAAGATCGCGTCGGTGGTCCAGGCGGTCAGTGTGACGCTGGAGGCTGAGGCGGTTCTGGCCGAGTAG
- a CDS encoding peroxiredoxin — MLTVGDKFPAFELTACVSLEKGKEFETISHKSYEGKWKIVFAWPADFTFVCPTEIAAFGKLNEEFADRDAQILGFSGDSEYVHHAWRKDHDDLRDLPFPMLADTKRELMRDLGIEGEDGFAKRAVFIVDQNNEIQFSMVTAGSVGRNPKEVLRVLDALQTDELCPCNWTKGDETLDAAKLLAGE, encoded by the coding sequence GTGCTCACTGTCGGTGACAAGTTCCCCGCGTTCGAACTGACCGCCTGCGTCTCGCTGGAGAAGGGCAAGGAGTTCGAGACGATCAGCCACAAGTCCTACGAGGGCAAGTGGAAGATCGTGTTCGCATGGCCCGCCGACTTCACGTTCGTGTGCCCGACGGAGATCGCCGCCTTCGGCAAGCTGAACGAGGAGTTCGCCGACCGCGACGCCCAGATCCTCGGCTTCTCCGGCGACTCCGAGTACGTCCACCACGCCTGGCGCAAGGACCACGACGACCTGCGCGACCTGCCCTTCCCGATGCTGGCCGACACCAAGCGCGAGCTGATGCGCGACCTGGGCATCGAGGGCGAGGACGGCTTCGCCAAGCGCGCGGTCTTCATCGTGGACCAGAACAACGAGATCCAGTTCTCCATGGTGACCGCGGGCTCGGTCGGCCGTAACCCCAAGGAGGTCCTGCGGGTCCTCGACGCGCTCCAGACGGACGAGCTCTGCCCGTGCAACTGGACCAAGGGCGACGAGACCCTGGACGCGGCCAAGCTGCTCGCCGGGGAGTGA
- a CDS encoding hydrogen peroxide-inducible genes activator, with product MTVSSVGAKRRQPSLAQLRAFAAVAEHLHFRDAAAAIGMSQPALSGAVSALEETLGVTLLERTTRKVLLSPAGERLAVRAKAVLEEVGALMEEAEAVRAPFTGVLRLGVIPTVAPYLLPTVLKLVHDRYPHLDLQVHEEQTTSLIEGLTTGRLDLLLLAVPLGVPGVVELPLFDEDFVLVTPLGHPLGGREGIPREALKELNLLLLDEGHCLRDQALDICREAGRADAPVTTTAAGLATLVQLVAGGLGVTLLPRTAVRVETSRSDRLLTASFAEPAPARRVALAMRTGAARGAEYRELSGALREALRPLPVRVLDRPENLA from the coding sequence GTGACCGTGAGTAGCGTCGGGGCCAAGAGGCGCCAGCCCAGCCTCGCCCAGCTACGGGCCTTCGCCGCCGTCGCCGAGCACCTCCACTTCCGGGACGCCGCCGCCGCGATCGGCATGAGCCAACCCGCCCTGTCCGGTGCCGTGTCGGCGCTGGAGGAGACCCTCGGGGTCACGCTGCTGGAGCGCACCACCCGCAAGGTGCTGCTCTCACCCGCCGGCGAGCGGCTCGCCGTACGGGCCAAGGCGGTGCTGGAGGAGGTCGGGGCGCTCATGGAGGAGGCCGAGGCCGTACGCGCCCCCTTCACCGGCGTGCTGCGCCTCGGTGTCATCCCCACCGTCGCGCCGTATCTCCTGCCCACCGTCCTGAAGCTCGTCCACGACCGCTATCCGCACCTCGACCTCCAGGTGCACGAGGAGCAGACCACCAGCCTGATCGAAGGCCTCACCACCGGCCGCCTCGACCTGCTGCTGCTCGCCGTCCCGCTCGGGGTGCCCGGGGTCGTCGAACTCCCGCTCTTCGACGAGGACTTCGTGCTCGTCACCCCCCTCGGGCATCCGCTCGGCGGACGCGAGGGCATCCCGCGCGAGGCGCTGAAGGAGCTCAACCTGCTCCTCCTCGACGAGGGGCACTGCCTGCGCGACCAGGCTCTCGACATCTGCCGCGAGGCCGGACGCGCCGACGCCCCCGTCACCACCACGGCCGCCGGACTCGCCACCCTGGTCCAACTCGTCGCCGGCGGCCTCGGGGTGACCCTGCTGCCGCGGACCGCGGTCCGGGTCGAGACCTCCCGCAGCGACCGGCTCCTGACCGCCTCCTTCGCCGAACCCGCCCCGGCCCGCCGGGTCGCCCTCGCCATGCGCACCGGCGCGGCCCGCGGCGCGGAGTACCGCGAACTGTCCGGCGCCCTGCGGGAAGCGCTGCGCCCGCTGCCCGTCCGGGTGCTCGATCGACCGGAGAATCTCGCCTGA
- a CDS encoding MarR family transcriptional regulator gives MRYSLDRVGYDLLAHALHRCGREEFSGQLRVAGAPGGTLHLRAGLVVGAESPGAPGPETLLLRSGRVSGEQWAEVVRESGGERWPATGLVARGHAGAAQLRVVCVMALYDAVFAIVAGRVHGCERVAEAEPFATVAVGETCVRLLQDATRRLAALATLPHPLRPDRERPNPVPGVDHGPLTPLQRALLDQADGRSTARDLAFRTGRGVYTVTVEVARMLADGLLECPEAPVPIPVRPPPDGQGVRQRKPEPAASRTAAPPVSAVPPAVPDELPRRRPGASGIAEALAPERTGASWKGFFRLRNGAPK, from the coding sequence ATGCGGTACTCCCTCGACCGCGTCGGCTACGACCTTCTGGCGCACGCCCTGCACCGGTGCGGGCGCGAGGAGTTCAGCGGACAGCTGCGGGTGGCGGGGGCGCCCGGCGGCACCCTTCATCTGCGGGCCGGGCTGGTCGTGGGCGCCGAGAGCCCCGGGGCACCCGGCCCGGAGACGCTCCTGCTGCGCTCGGGACGGGTCAGCGGCGAGCAATGGGCCGAGGTGGTACGGGAGTCGGGCGGGGAGCGCTGGCCCGCTACCGGGCTGGTCGCCCGCGGCCACGCCGGAGCCGCCCAGCTCAGGGTCGTCTGTGTGATGGCGCTGTACGACGCGGTCTTCGCGATCGTCGCCGGGCGGGTGCACGGCTGTGAACGCGTCGCCGAGGCCGAGCCGTTCGCCACCGTCGCCGTCGGCGAGACCTGCGTACGGCTGCTCCAGGACGCCACCCGCCGGCTCGCCGCCCTCGCGACCCTGCCGCACCCGCTGCGCCCCGACCGTGAGCGCCCGAACCCCGTCCCCGGTGTGGACCACGGCCCGCTCACCCCCCTGCAACGCGCCCTGCTCGACCAGGCAGACGGCCGCAGCACCGCCCGTGACCTGGCCTTCCGCACCGGACGCGGGGTCTACACGGTGACCGTGGAGGTGGCCCGCATGCTCGCCGACGGGCTCCTGGAGTGCCCGGAGGCACCCGTCCCCATCCCGGTCCGCCCGCCTCCCGACGGCCAGGGTGTCCGGCAGCGGAAACCGGAGCCGGCCGCATCGCGAACGGCCGCGCCGCCCGTCAGCGCCGTACCGCCCGCCGTGCCCGACGAACTGCCTCGCAGACGTCCCGGCGCCAGCGGTATCGCCGAAGCACTTGCCCCGGAAAGGACCGGAGCGAGCTGGAAAGGGTTCTTCCGCCTGCGAAACGGAGCCCCGAAATGA
- a CDS encoding roadblock/LC7 domain-containing protein, producing the protein MDREALALEMRGLREQVTGITDTAVAAADGLLIAADTADSIDPEGLAALAAAGLGLARRTVGATARGTLRRTVTYGSHGCAAFYAVGDTALMVVIGDEGMDVDRLHRATQPALDRIDTILSAPAEKAAEGV; encoded by the coding sequence ATGGATCGCGAAGCACTGGCTCTGGAAATGCGGGGACTGCGGGAACAGGTGACCGGTATCACCGACACCGCGGTCGCGGCCGCCGACGGGCTGCTCATCGCGGCCGACACCGCCGACTCGATCGACCCGGAGGGCCTCGCCGCCCTCGCCGCGGCCGGTCTCGGCCTCGCGCGCCGCACCGTCGGCGCCACCGCCCGCGGCACCCTGCGCCGCACGGTGACCTACGGCAGCCACGGCTGTGCCGCCTTCTACGCCGTCGGCGACACCGCGCTCATGGTCGTGATCGGTGACGAGGGCATGGACGTCGACAGGCTGCACCGGGCCACTCAACCGGCCCTGGACCGTATCGACACGATCCTGAGCGCGCCCGCCGAGAAGGCGGCGGAAGGAGTCTGA
- a CDS encoding ABC transporter permease: MRQWGRDLAMGVRFAFAGGREGWVRVLLTAVGVGLGVALLLLTTAIPNAMATRDARETARSDMTYSATRLKKADDTLVVGAITTTYHDKNVRGRELEPEGPKAPLPPGVSAFPAPGEMVVSPALKKLLESDDGKLLRQRLPERIVGTIGESGLIGSAELAFYRGAENLAPKIDGGSVDRIKRFGAPQQPSDPLDPVLILLILVVFAVLLTPVAVFIAAAVRFGGERRDRRLAALRLVGSDARMTRRVAAGEAMAGALVGLVLGAGFFLIGRQIAGSVEVFDYSFFPSYLNPSPLLALLVAVAVPAAAVLVTQFALRGVVIEPLGVVRTAKPSRRRLWWRLLLPVGGLAMLYPMIGQGRESGNFNQYLTIGGVMLLLVGVTALLPWAVEAVVARLGAGPVAWQLAVRRLQLSSGTAARMVNGIAVAVAGAIALQMLFAGVDGQYTERKTEKVTGMQMAVDVPSGSPVAAAKEKFAATRGVEYVYDLSEGYLGNSRTDPQNFAPVSVGTCASLRKVAKLPSCRDGDVFVLRPGDYAYDTKKIVKSGSKLWFDDSDDDKTTKSVPWTVPAGLKTVQGTTDADRTGRAGLLMTPSALPAGADRLLTGELYLGLDNAVPDALEYVRNTGATIDPYNEPIQFVSSLRDKNYAAIRGGLFVGATCVLLLIGASLLVSQLEQLRERKKLLSSLIAFGTRRSTLSLSVLWQTAIPIGLGLVLAAAVGLTLGVVLLKMTDTPVSVDWASVLQMTGAGAAVVLAVTLLSLPPLLRLMRPDGLRTE, from the coding sequence ATGAGGCAGTGGGGGCGGGACCTCGCGATGGGGGTCCGATTCGCGTTCGCGGGGGGACGCGAAGGCTGGGTGCGGGTCCTGCTGACGGCCGTCGGGGTGGGGCTCGGGGTGGCGCTGCTGCTGCTGACGACCGCGATCCCGAACGCCATGGCGACGCGCGACGCGCGGGAGACGGCGCGCTCCGACATGACGTACAGCGCGACCCGGCTGAAGAAGGCGGACGACACCCTCGTCGTCGGGGCCATCACGACGACCTACCACGACAAGAACGTGCGCGGCCGAGAGTTGGAGCCCGAGGGGCCCAAGGCACCGCTGCCGCCGGGCGTTTCGGCCTTCCCGGCGCCCGGCGAGATGGTGGTCTCGCCGGCGCTGAAGAAGCTCCTGGAATCCGACGACGGGAAGCTGCTGCGGCAGCGGCTGCCGGAGCGGATCGTCGGAACCATCGGGGAGAGCGGGCTGATCGGCTCGGCCGAACTCGCCTTCTACCGTGGCGCCGAGAACCTCGCACCGAAGATCGACGGCGGCAGCGTGGACCGCATCAAGCGGTTCGGCGCCCCGCAGCAGCCCTCGGATCCCCTGGACCCGGTGCTGATCCTGCTGATCCTGGTCGTCTTCGCGGTGCTGCTGACACCCGTCGCCGTCTTCATCGCGGCGGCCGTGCGGTTCGGCGGCGAGCGCCGCGACCGGCGGCTCGCGGCGCTCCGGCTGGTGGGCTCCGACGCCCGGATGACCCGGCGGGTCGCGGCGGGCGAGGCGATGGCCGGGGCCCTGGTCGGCCTGGTCCTGGGGGCCGGGTTCTTCCTGATCGGACGTCAGATCGCGGGCTCCGTCGAGGTGTTCGACTACAGCTTCTTCCCGAGCTATCTCAACCCCTCCCCGCTGTTGGCCCTGCTGGTCGCCGTCGCGGTGCCCGCGGCCGCCGTACTGGTCACCCAGTTCGCGCTGCGCGGGGTCGTCATCGAGCCGCTCGGTGTGGTGCGTACGGCGAAGCCCTCGCGCCGCCGGCTGTGGTGGCGGCTGCTGCTGCCGGTGGGCGGGCTCGCGATGCTCTACCCGATGATCGGCCAGGGGCGCGAGAGCGGGAACTTCAACCAGTACCTCACCATCGGCGGCGTCATGCTGCTGCTGGTCGGTGTCACCGCGCTGCTGCCGTGGGCCGTCGAGGCCGTGGTGGCCCGGCTCGGCGCGGGCCCGGTGGCCTGGCAACTGGCGGTACGCAGACTCCAGTTGAGCAGCGGTACGGCGGCCCGCATGGTGAACGGCATCGCGGTGGCGGTGGCCGGCGCGATCGCCCTCCAGATGCTGTTCGCGGGGGTCGACGGCCAGTACACGGAGCGGAAGACGGAGAAGGTCACCGGCATGCAGATGGCTGTGGACGTGCCCTCCGGAAGCCCGGTGGCCGCGGCCAAGGAGAAGTTCGCCGCGACCCGGGGCGTCGAGTACGTCTACGACCTCTCCGAGGGGTACCTCGGCAACAGCCGCACCGACCCGCAGAACTTCGCCCCGGTGTCCGTCGGCACCTGCGCGTCCCTGCGCAAGGTGGCGAAGCTGCCCTCCTGCCGGGACGGCGACGTGTTCGTCCTGCGGCCCGGCGACTACGCCTACGACACGAAGAAGATCGTCAAGAGCGGCAGCAAGCTCTGGTTCGACGACTCCGACGACGACAAGACGACGAAGTCGGTGCCCTGGACCGTCCCGGCCGGCCTCAAGACCGTTCAGGGCACCACGGATGCGGACCGGACCGGCCGCGCGGGCCTGCTGATGACACCCTCGGCGCTGCCCGCCGGAGCCGACCGGCTGCTCACCGGCGAGCTGTATCTGGGGCTCGACAACGCCGTGCCCGACGCCCTGGAGTACGTCCGCAACACAGGGGCGACCATCGACCCGTACAACGAGCCCATCCAGTTCGTCTCCAGCCTGCGCGACAAGAACTACGCCGCCATCCGCGGCGGCCTGTTCGTCGGCGCCACCTGCGTGCTGCTGCTGATCGGCGCGAGCCTGCTGGTCTCCCAGCTGGAGCAGCTGCGCGAACGCAAGAAGCTGCTGTCGTCGCTGATCGCCTTCGGCACCCGGCGCTCCACGCTGAGCCTGTCGGTGCTGTGGCAGACGGCGATCCCGATCGGCCTCGGGCTGGTGCTGGCCGCGGCGGTGGGGCTGACGCTGGGTGTGGTCCTGCTGAAGATGACGGACACCCCGGTGTCCGTGGACTGGGCGAGCGTGCTCCAGATGACGGGCGCGGGCGCCGCGGTCGTCCTCGCCGTCACCCTGCTCAGCCTGCCGCCGCTGCTGCGGCTGATGCGGCCGGACGGTCTGCGCACGGAGTGA
- a CDS encoding ABC transporter ATP-binding protein, which yields MTPAGSLLVADGLRKTYGPTVALDGAEFSIHPGEVVAVMGPSGSGKSTLLHCLAGIVTPDSGSILYNGHEMATMNDAQRSALRRSEFGFVFQFGQLVPELTCVENVALPLRLNGSSRKEAEKTALTWMERLEVDDLRKKRPGEVSGGQGQRVAVARALVTSPRVLFADEPTGALDSLNGERVMDLLTDAARSTNAAVVLVTHEARVAAYSDREIVVRDGKSRDMERAV from the coding sequence GTGACTCCTGCCGGTTCCCTGCTCGTGGCCGACGGCCTGCGCAAGACGTACGGCCCGACCGTGGCGCTCGACGGCGCCGAGTTCTCCATCCACCCCGGTGAGGTCGTCGCCGTGATGGGCCCCTCCGGGTCCGGCAAGTCGACGCTGCTGCACTGTCTCGCCGGGATCGTGACGCCCGACTCGGGCTCGATCCTGTACAACGGGCACGAGATGGCGACGATGAACGACGCCCAGCGCAGCGCCCTGCGGCGCTCGGAGTTCGGTTTCGTCTTCCAGTTCGGCCAGCTCGTCCCCGAGTTGACCTGCGTGGAGAACGTCGCGCTGCCGCTGCGGCTGAACGGCAGCTCCCGCAAGGAGGCCGAGAAGACCGCTCTGACGTGGATGGAGCGCCTGGAGGTCGACGACCTCCGGAAGAAGCGGCCCGGCGAGGTCTCCGGCGGTCAGGGCCAGCGCGTCGCCGTCGCCCGGGCGTTGGTGACCAGCCCGCGCGTACTGTTCGCCGACGAGCCGACCGGCGCGCTCGACTCGCTCAACGGCGAACGGGTGATGGACCTGCTCACCGACGCCGCCCGGTCCACCAACGCCGCCGTCGTCCTCGTCACGCACGAGGCTCGGGTGGCCGCCTACTCGGATCGCGAGATCGTCGTACGCGACGGCAAGTCCCGGGACATGGAGCGGGCCGTATGA
- a CDS encoding PadR family transcriptional regulator, with protein sequence MSIGHTLLGLLESGPRHGYDLKRAFDEKFGHDRPLHYGQVYSTMSRLLKNGLVEVDGIEPGGGPERKRYAITEAGITDVQRWLATPEKPEPYLQSTLYTKVVLALLTHRDAADILDSQRSEHLRMMRILTDRKRRGDLADQLICDHALFHLEADLRWLELTAARLDKLAQVVAQ encoded by the coding sequence ATGTCCATCGGTCACACCCTCCTGGGACTCCTGGAGTCCGGGCCCCGCCACGGCTACGACCTGAAGCGGGCCTTCGACGAGAAGTTCGGTCACGACCGGCCGCTGCACTACGGCCAGGTCTACTCGACGATGTCGCGGCTGCTGAAGAACGGCCTCGTCGAGGTCGACGGCATCGAGCCCGGCGGCGGGCCCGAGCGCAAGCGGTACGCGATCACCGAGGCCGGCATCACCGACGTACAGCGGTGGCTCGCCACGCCCGAGAAGCCCGAGCCGTATCTGCAGTCGACGCTCTACACCAAGGTCGTCCTCGCCCTGCTCACGCACCGGGACGCGGCCGACATCCTCGACTCCCAGCGCTCGGAGCATCTGCGGATGATGCGGATCCTCACCGACCGCAAGCGGCGGGGAGACCTCGCGGATCAGCTCATCTGCGACCACGCCCTGTTCCATCTCGAAGCCGATCTGCGCTGGCTGGAGCTGACCGCCGCGCGCCTCGACAAACTCGCCCAGGTGGTGGCCCAGTGA
- a CDS encoding SPFH domain-containing protein, with protein MTTHDATTADVPEMPAPRVREFAAHSIGGGLALLLGLLGLFAGAGMIAGATAVSATGGKAALIVGGILVGLAAFLAMCGLNTVAPGEARVVQLFGRYRGTIRQDGLRWVNPFTSRTKISTRVRNHETAVLKVNDAYGNPIELAAVVVWRVEDTAQATFEVDDYIEFVSTQTEAAVRHIAIEYPYDAHEEGGLSLRGNAEEITEKLALELHARVEAAGVEIIESRFTHLAYAPEIASAMLQRQQAGAIVAARRQIVDGAVGMVEAALARISEQDIVELDDERKAAMVSNLMVVLCGDRAAQPVLNTGTLYQ; from the coding sequence ATGACCACACACGACGCCACCACTGCCGACGTACCCGAGATGCCCGCCCCGCGCGTGCGGGAGTTCGCCGCGCACAGCATCGGCGGCGGACTCGCCCTGCTCCTCGGCCTGCTGGGGCTGTTCGCCGGTGCCGGAATGATTGCGGGCGCTACGGCGGTGTCGGCGACCGGCGGGAAGGCGGCGCTCATCGTCGGCGGCATCCTGGTCGGTCTCGCCGCCTTCCTCGCCATGTGCGGGCTGAACACGGTGGCGCCGGGCGAGGCGCGGGTCGTGCAGCTCTTCGGGCGCTACCGGGGGACGATCCGGCAGGACGGCCTGCGCTGGGTGAACCCCTTCACCTCGCGCACCAAGATCTCCACCCGGGTCCGCAACCACGAGACGGCGGTCCTGAAGGTCAACGACGCCTACGGCAACCCGATCGAGCTCGCCGCGGTCGTGGTGTGGCGGGTCGAGGACACCGCGCAGGCCACCTTCGAGGTCGACGACTACATCGAGTTCGTGTCGACGCAGACCGAGGCGGCCGTGCGGCACATCGCCATCGAGTACCCCTACGACGCCCACGAGGAGGGCGGTCTCTCGCTGCGCGGCAACGCCGAGGAGATCACCGAGAAGCTCGCCCTCGAACTGCACGCGCGCGTGGAGGCGGCCGGTGTGGAGATCATCGAGTCCCGCTTCACGCATCTCGCGTACGCTCCCGAGATCGCCTCGGCGATGCTCCAGCGGCAGCAGGCCGGCGCGATCGTCGCGGCGCGGCGGCAGATCGTGGACGGCGCGGTGGGCATGGTGGAGGCGGCGCTCGCCCGGATCAGCGAGCAGGACATCGTCGAGCTGGACGACGAACGGAAGGCGGCCATGGTCTCCAACCTGATGGTGGTGCTGTGCGGGGACCGCGCGGCCCAGCCCGTCCTCAACACCGGCACCCTGTACCAGTGA